TTCTGTCAATAACGTGCTTGCATACGGCGTGAGGCGCGCCCGGTAACATTCCAATCGGCATTGGTGAAGATCGTGGTGTTTTGCATCGCGAAGACGGAATGGAGGCACCAGATGATGTCCCTTGGGCGAAGAGAAACCGTTGCTGCGGCGGCAGCCACTACTCCTGTCCGTGACGCTCGCCGGGCTTCAGGGGAGGGGTATCTCGAAATGAACGACAGTTCGAATTCCCCGGCGTCGAATATATCCGGAGCGCGTGTGACGATCGTCCTGCCGGGCCTCGGCGCCGGCGGCACCGAGCACGTGGTGAACCTGGTTGCCAACCATTGGGTTCGGCGCGGCTGCAAAGTGACGATCATCACCCTCGAACCGCCGGATGCGAAGCCCTATTACGCGTTGGATCCAAAGATCTCAATCGAGCGCCTCGGTTTGCCGCCGCAAAGGGCTGGGAAGATCGAGGCGGGCCTGCTTGTGCTCAAGAGAATCTATCGCTTGCGCTCCGCCATTCGCCGCTCGCAGCCCGATTTCGTGTTGAGCTTTCTGACCCGAACGAACGTGCTGACGCTGCTGGCGACGATCGGGCTGCAGGCTCCGGTGATCGTGTCCGAGCGCAACAATCCGGCGCTGCAACCTTTCGGCCCAGTCTGGAAATGGGTTCAGCGCCGCCTATATCCGCGCGCGTTCGGTCTCGTGACGATGACCAAGGGCGCGCTCGACTATTTTCCAGAGAAGATGCGCAGTAGGGGGTGGGTGGTCGCCAACGCCGTCGACCTGCCCGGCGAGTGGCAGAAAAGACGCGGCAACAATATCTTGGCCGCGGTTGGCCGGCTCACGCGTCAGAAGGGCTTCGATCTCCTGATCGAGGCCTTTGCGCGGATTGCCACGAGGCACCCCGAATGGAAGCTCGTCATCTGGGGCGAGGGCGATGACAGGAAATCGCTCGAGGCACTGCGGGACGCGCTGGATCTGAGGGACAGGGTTGAGTTGCCGGGCGTGACCCAAAGGCCGGGGCTGTGGGTGGAGACGGCCGACGTCTTCGTATTGTCGTCCCGTTACGAGGGATGGGGCATCGTCTTGCTCGAGGCCATGGCTGCAGGGCTCCCCGTGGTTTCCTTTGCATGCGAGTGGGGCCCCTCGGACATGGTGAAGCATGGTGAGGATGGGATCCTCGTTCCCAGTAACGATGTGGATGCGCTTGCCGAGGCACTGTCCAGGATGCTCGGTGACGGTGAGCTCAGGAGCCGTCTTGCTGCAAATGCCGAGGCGAGCGCCAAGAGATACTTGCCGGAGCGCATACTTTCGCAATGGGACGCAGTCGCGTCGTCGGCCCTGAAACACTCGGCCCGCGAACATGCCAGGACGGTGTCGGCCGCCGAACCCGGTTCGGCTTGAGCCGAACCATAATCCGGAGAGATTTGCGCCGGCCTACAGCGCCGCGCGTCTTATCGGACGCGCAAAGGTCGCCGTGGCTGGCGCTCCGGCGCGAGGCCGCGATCCATGCATCCTTCGGAGTGCACGGGATTGCCTTGTGACGCGTATGTGTTGATATGCCACTATCATCGCCGAGTGGTCTGGCGATCAGGGGGCTATCGCATGGGTGCAGGTGTAGGGCGCGTCACAGCAGTCTTTATCTTTTTTCTCCAACTGATCTCTGCTCCTGCGGCTTTCTCGGCGGCTCAAGAGCCGGGGGCAGCGCCTCCGGCCAAGGTGCAGCAGCTTTTTCAGTTGTTGGATGATCCCGAGGTCCGTCACTGGATCGAGACCAGGCCGGGAATCGAGACCAGGCAGGCGTCCCCCGCGCCCGTCGCCGTCACACCGCCCCAGAGCTTCGCTTCACGCTGGATTGCCGAGGTCAGGAGACACCTTACCGCGCTTCTGAACGCCGCGCCGCGTGTGTTGCCCGAATGGCAGGCGGCGAGAGACCGCGTGTCCGGCGACATGCAGAGCCAGGGAAGGTTGCCGATCATCTGGGCTTTTGCCCTAGTTCTGCTGATCGGCTACGGCGCCGAGTTCCTTCTGCGCCGTCTCCTGCGACGCAGTGCCAGCCGCAACAACGCGCAATCAGGAAGCGGGCTGGCGGCCTTCGTACGCATCGCGCCGCTTATCGCCTTCGCCATCGCTGCCATTGCTGCTTTCGTGATCGCCGATTGGCCGAGCAACCTCGGGGCAGCGGTCGCGCCGCTTCTGATCGCCTGGATCGTGGCTCGTCTTTTGATCGCGATCGCATCGGCCGTATTGACGCCGGCTATCTCCGGGCGCGCGGCCACGGATCAGGCGAGGTCGTATGTATCGCTTACTCCGCATAGTGCCCGTTACTGGCTTAGGCGGTCCGTGCTCTTCATCTGTACCGTCGCTTTCGTATGGGCCATCGGCGATATGATGCGGGCGCTTGCCTTTCCCGAAGACGTGCGCAACCTCACGGGCGCGGTCCTGGGGCTTGTCGTTCTCGGACTGGCGATCGACACGACGTTGCGCCGGCCGGTTGCCGAGATGGCGCCCGCGCGCCGCATCCTGCGCAATGCCTTGATCGTTTCCTTCCTAATCTTGCTCTGGTTCTTCTGGGTTGCAGGCATGGAAGTGCTGTTCTGGCTCGGCGTCTATGTCCTTGGTCTCCCGCCTCTGCTGCGCTTCACCAGCGCCGCTACCAGAACGATGCTGGATGCTGCCGCGGCGGAGGACTTCCGCGTCCTGCGCAATGTTCTGATCGAGCGAGGGGCGAGGCTCGTGATCATCGCGCTCGCTGCCGTATGGCTTGCCATGGCCTTTCGCATCAACGGCGCGCAGATGATGCAGGACGACGCCTTCAACCGCATCTTCCGCGGCGTGCTGGCCGGCATCGTCATACTGCTTGCGGCCGATCTCGTCTGGCAGCTTGCCAAGGAATCCATCAATGTGCGCATGGCGCGCGCCAGCCTGACCGTGCAGGATTCCGCCGAGCTCGCGCGCAATACGCGCCTGCGCACGCTGCTGCCGATCCTGCGCAATTTTCTCGCGGCCTTCATCGCGGTCGTCGCCGGCATGATGGTGCTTTCGGGCCTCGGCGTCGAGGTCGGCCCGCTGATCGCCGGTGCCGGCGTCTTTGGTGTCGCCATCGGTTTCGGCTCACAGACCCTGGTCAAGGATATCCTCAGTGGCGTGTTCTACATGATGGACGATGCCTTTCGGGTCGGCGAATACATCCAAAGCGGCAGCTACAAAGGCACAGTGGAATCCTTCAGCATCCGTTCGGTGAAGCTTCGGCATCACCGCGGACCGGTGTTCACCGTTCCTTTCGGCTCGCTCGGCGCTGTCCAGAACATGAGCCGCGACTGGGTTATCGACAAGTTCATGATCAACGTCTCCTACGATGCCGACGTTGCCAAGGTGAAGAAGGTCGTCAAGGGCATAGGCGCCGCGCTCCTCGACGATCCCGAACTCGGGCCGCTGATCATAGAAACGGTGAAGATGAAGGGCGTCGAGCAGTTCGGCGACTATGGCATCACCTTAAGTTTCGCCATGACGACGAAGCCCGGACACCAGACCCAGATCAGGCGCCGGGCCCAGGCCATGATCAAGGATGCCTTCGCGGCCAACAGCATCCACTTTGCCTCGCCGACCGTGCAGGTCGCCGGTGATGAAGCGCAAGCGACAGCGGCCGCCGCCGCGACACGCGACGCAATCGCCAAGAAGAACGCGGCGCTCGCCCAGGGCGGCGGGGAGGCAGCGGCGGAATAGTCGGGGCATTGCAGCCGCACGTCGTCGGGCTGCGGGCCTGTTGACATCGGGACGGGAGGCGGGATAGCTCGCGCCGAATGAAGATCGCCTTTCATGCACCGCTGAAATCGCCTGACCACCCTGTCCCTTCCGGCGACAGGCAGATGGCACGCATGCTGATCGAAGCGCTACGGGTGGCAGGTCACGACGTCGGCATCGCCTCGGAACTGCGCACCTTCTCGCGTGAAGCCTCGGATGCGGCATTTTCGGCGTTGCGCAAGGAGGCCGAGCGGGAGATCGCCCGGATTCGGCGGCTCTGGCAGTCGAAAGGCCCGCCCGACCTGTGGTTTTGCTACCACCCTTACTACAAGGCTCCGGATCTCATCGGTCCCGCGCTCTCGGCGGACTTCTCCATTCCATACGTTACCGCCGAGAGTTCTTATTCCTTTCGGCGCAACTTGGGTGCATGGAAACTGGCGCAAGATGAGGTCGCCGCCGGTGCAAGGCAGGCTGCGGTCAACATCTGTTTCACCCATCGTGACCGCGAGGGTCTCGAAGAGGCGATACCGGAAGTGCGCTCTGCGCTGCTCGCCCCTTTCATCGATGTGTCGCCGTTTCGCGACCTGCGAAGAACAGAGGCCGGCGGGAACCGGCTGTTCGCCGTCGCGATGATGCGTACGGGCGACAAGATGGATAGCTATCGCATGCTTGCCCGCGCGCTCGCCCTCGTCGCCGATGTGCCCTGGACGCTTACGGTGGTGGGCGACGGCCCTGCACGGGCTGACGTATCGGAAGCCTTCTCGGCCTTTCCCGCAGGACGGCTGGATTGGCTTGGCGAGAGGCCGCCTCAGGCGATTCCGGAGATTCTCGCGGGCGGCGACCTCTATGTCTGGCCGGGCTGCGGGGAGGCCTACGGACTATCCTATCTGGAGGCGCAGGCTGCCGGCCTCCCTGTCGTCGCGCAGCACACGGCAGGTGTTCCAGAAGTCGTACGAAACGGCGAAACGGGATATCTGACGACGGCCGGGGACATCGACGCGCTGGCGGCAGCGCTGCGACACTTCCTCGTGGACGGGACCTTACGCAGGCAATTTGGCGAGCGCGCGCGGCGTTTCGTTTTCGAGCAGCGCTCGCTTCCCGCCGCCGCCGCACGTCTCTCCGGAATCTTCGCCGAGTTCGTTGGGAGTGCGAAATGACGATGGCATCGATCTGGCAAACGCTTGCCAACAGGCTCGATCGCCTGCAGGAGACAGGCGGATCGATCGACTTCTGGCTGCGGGACGACGATGCCGTCGAGCCGACGGCGGCCCTTCACCGACTGCTCGACCTTACCGACCGCTTTTCGGTGCCGGTGAGCTTGGCCGTCATACCGGCACATACCGACGAGCGCCTCTCGCGCTGCCTCGCCGGCCGTCCGCATGTCGATGTTGCTGTCCACGGGTGGTCCCATCAAAACCATGCCCCTGTGACTGAAAAACGCCAGGAACTGGGAGGACACAGGTCGCGCGAGATGGTTGCGGCCGACTTGCGCGCCGGTTGGGCACGCCTGCGCGCGCTTTATCCCACCGCTATGGTGCCGCTCCTCGTTCCGCCATGGAACCGGATCGATCCGGGGCTGGTCGCCGGATTGCACGAGATCGGGTTTAGGGCCCTTTCGGTTTTCGGACCGGAGGAGGGGGCAAAATCCGCCGCATTACGCGTTCCCGGGCTGCAGCTCATAAATGCCCATGTGGATGTGATGGACTGGCACGGCACCCGCGGCTGTCGCCCTTATGGCGAGATCCTTCGCGACATCGATAGCCGACTGGATGAAATCGAGAAGGGCGGCGGGACGGTGGGAATTCTCACCCACCACCTCGTTCACGACGAGAGCGTATGGGAATTCCTCTCCGGACTTTTCGACGTCACCGCCTCGCACGCGGCCTGCCGCTGGCGCAGGGTCGCCGATCTTATAGATCGATGACCTGACGGTCGCACGCGGCGAAGGCGCCCGAGAAGAAAGCCTGGACTTCCTGTTCCATTGCGGCGAGTGCGGCGTCGGTGCGCGACGGATCGTGGTGGAACATGGCGAGGCGCGTGACGCCTGCGGCTTTGGCGAGCTGCGATCCATGCATCCCGGTCGAGTGTCCGTAGCCGCGAAAGGTTGGCATTTCGCTTTCCAGGTAGGTGCAGTCATAGATCATGAGATCGGCTCCGGCGATGAAATCGAGGAGCACGGGGTCGAGAATGCCGGGTTCGTGTTCCGTGTCGTAGACGAGCGCGACCGCCCTCCCGCCCCATTCGATACGGTAGCCGACGCATCCCCCGGGATGCACGAGGCTCATGGTGCGAATGGAAACGTCCTTTCGCGGCGACAGTGTTTCACCCGGACGGAAATCGACTGTGTCGAGGCTCGCCTGACAGATGCCCGTTCCGACCGGGAACCATGGCGGCCTCATGAACTCGTTGATCATTTCGGCCGTGGACATCGTGCCGTGGAGATGGCCGGACCAGAAACGGACGGCGGAGCTGCAGCGGTAGATCGGCTTGAAATAGGGCAGGCCGATGATGTGATCGTAATGGGTGTGGGTGAAGAAAACGTCGAACTCGGAGACACCTTCGGACATCAGCGACAGCCCGGCCTCGCGCAGCCCCGATCCCGCATCGAAGATCAGCACCTCTTTTCCGCACCGAATTTCGATGCAGGGCGTATTTCCTCCGTAGTGCAGGAACTGCTCGCCGGATACCGGCAAGCTGCCTCTTACGCCCCAAAACTTCACTCGAAATGTATCGTCCTGCATTCCGTTCCGGCTTTATCCTGCCTGCCGTAGCACTTTGCCCGGGCGTAGTGATTAGACAAGCACAAATCATGAGGGTCCTGCAATGCCATTGGCGCCATCGCGCACGGATTGCATGGCGAGAAGAGAAATCTATTCATCGAAGCGAAGGTGCTTTATCCATCGTAATCGGGTGAAAATCGCTCCAGCCTGGAATCAGCGACAGATGTCACCTCTAGGAGTTTGGCAACGATGGTGCAGCCGGCCGACAGGGAATTCTACGCGGGCCTTCCTCTTTTCGAGGCATTCGAAGGTGTCGCCGACGAGGCCAACTACCGGCCCTTGCCCGACGGCTGGTGGCTCGCCGTTGCCGATATCGTCAATTCGACGGGAGCGATCGCCGAAGGGCGATACAAGAGCGTGAACATGGCGGGCGCGAGCGTCATCTCGGCGCTCATGAACGGCCTCGACGAGAGAAACCTCGCATTCGTCTTCGGCGGCGACGGAGCGCTCGCCGCCGTGCCCGGAACGCTGGCGGCAAAAGCAAGGGACGTGCTCGCAGCGGCGAAGACATGGGTGGCGGAGGAGCTGGGCCTCGAGCTTCGCGCCGCGATCGTCCCGGTTTCCGACGTGCGCGCCAGCGGGTTCGACATGCGTGTCGCGCGCTTCAAGGCGAGCGAGGAAGTCTCTTACGCTATGTTTTCCGGCGGCGGCGCCAGTTGGGCGGAAGCGGAAATGAAGGCGGGCCGCTACCAGATCGAGGCCGCGCCGCCGGGCACGAGACCCGACCTGACCGGATTGTCATGCCGCTGGAACCCGATCGTCTCGCATCACGGAGCGATCGTCTCCATCATCGCGGTTCCGGGAGAGCGCGGCATCGGCCCGGAATACCAGGCGCTGATCGGCGACATCGTGGCCTTGGCCGAGGGGGAGGAGCGAGGCGGGCACCCGGTACCGGAAAAGGGACCCGAGCCGCACCTTTCCGTGCGCGGCATTACGGCGGAATCGCGCGCCGTCGCGCCGAGGGGCCGCCGCTTCCTGACCTGGTCCTTCGTCGCCGCGCAGAGCCTTGCACTGTTTCTCTGTTTCAGGCTCGGCATCAATTTCGGACCGTTTGACGTCAAGCGATATGCGAGAGACCTCGCCAGCAATTCGGACTTCCGCAAGTTCGACGACGCGCTGAAGATGACGATCGACGTCAGTCTCGATCGGCTGGGCCGTATCGAGGAGCGGCTGAAGCAGGGCGCAGCGGCGGGCATATGCCGCTACGGGCTGCACCGGCAGGATTCGGCGCTGATGACGTGTATCGTTCCGACCCCGATGAGCAGAGACCATATGCACTTCATCGACGGTGCCGCCGGCGGCTACGCGGTGGCCGCCCGGAACCTGAAGGCCGCTCTTTCCGGAGAGGACCTTTTGCGGACCGGGGATATTTCCCCTGCGGTCAAGCCTTGACGATGTGCTCGGCAGCAAGCCCGAGGCGCGCGAAGACGTTACGCGTGTCGACGATCAGCGGCGACCAGTCGGCAAGCGCGGCATAGTCGACGGCGTCGTGGTCGGTCGCGATAAGAACGGCATCGAAGCCGCGAACCGTCGCTTCGTCGAAGACGACCGACCGCCGGCCCTTCAAGGCCATGTGTTCGCGCGTCGAGGGGATTTCTTCCACATGGGGGTCGTAGAAGGCGGCCTTGCCGCCGCGCTCCTCGATGAGTTCTATCAGCTTCAGGGAGGGGCTTTCGCGAATGTCCGGAACATTCTTCTTGTAGGCGAGGCCGATGACGAGGACCGCCGAGCGGCTGAGCGCCTTGCCCTCCCGCCGGTCGAGCGCCTCGGCGAGCCTTGCCATGACGTGACGGGGCATTGCCGAATTGATCTCGCCGGCGAGCTCGATGAAGCGCGTCGGTAGCTCGTACTCCCGGGATTTCCATGTCAGATAAAAGGGATCGATGGGAATGCAGTGACCACCGAGCCCAGGCCCCGGATAGAAGGGCATGTAGCCGAAGGGCTTCGTCTTGGCGGCATCGATCACCTCCCAGACGTCGATGCCCATCGCCTCGTAGACGACCTTGAGTTCGTTGACGAGGGCGATGTTCACGGCGCGGAAGATATTCTCGGTCAGTTTTACCGCCTCTGCGGTCGCGTTGGACGAGACCGGAACCACCGTCGTGACCACGGCGGCATAGAACCGCTCCATCAGCCCTGCGGCCATTGGGCCGTCTCCGGCCACGACCTTGGGAATGCTCGTGGTCTCGTAGGCGCGATTGCCCGGGTCTTCGCGTTCCGGCGAGAATCCGATGAAGAAGTCGGTGCCGGATTTGAGCCCCGTTTCCTCCAGGATGGAGCGCACGATACCGTCGGTGGTGCCGGGATAGGTGGTCGACTCCAGAACGACGAGCTGGCCCGGCCGCAAGCAGGCGGCGATCGCGCGCGACGTATTCTCCACGAAAGAGAGGTCGGGATCGCGGTGCCTGGTGAGCGGCGTCGGCACGCAGATGATGATGACGTCGCAAAATCCAAGGTCCGAAAAGTCGGTCGTGGAGCGGAACCGCCCGGCGCCGGCTTCGCGCGCAAGCGCCTCGTCCGAAACCGCTTCGATATAGGAGCTCCCGGCGTCGAGCGCGACGATCTTGCCCGGGTCGATGTCGAAACCGGTGACATGGAAGCCGGAGCGCGCGACTGCAACGGCAAGCGGCAGGCCGACATAGCCGAGGCCGATGACGCCGACGCGAGCGGTGCGGCCGGAGATCGATTCGAGCAGCCTGTCGTGATGCGGAGAGGTCAAGATTGGCGTCCAGTTCTGTTGCCGGGAGGGCCGCTTCAGCGATCCGGCTGCGGAGCCCGGTGTCGTTTTGTTGGCGGGAAAGCCACCGCAAGTCAAGCGCGGCGCGCCGTCAGCGGCGCCGCACGCCTCACGGCCTGCGTCGTTTTGTCTGGCCGGGCAGGCATGCGGTCGTGAGGGACCCCGGCAATTTCAGGGTGCAATGCGCAGGGCTGTTGCGTGTACGATCCGGCAACGATCAAAAATCGCTCGTGGTCTCTGGAAAAAGTCCTCCGCGGTGAATATCTGCAGGGGCGCAGCGGTGACCCGATCGCTGCACGAACGGCCGCGGGAGGCGGCGGGAGCCTTCTTTCACCGACGGGTACCCACTTCAGTGCTGCCGCGAGCGAGCGATCGCTGCTCCGCGGTCGGCGCTGGTGGCGACCGTTGCCGCGACGATGAGGATATGGCATGAGCCCGATCAACGACAATGTTTCCGAAATCCTCCTGGACAAGGTCGCTGACTGGCTCATGCGAACCTCGCTCAGCGACGAAACGCTTGAAACCATCGTGCGCGGTTTCTGCGAACGGTTGGCGGCGGCGGGCCTGCCGCTCATGCGCGTTCATCTGTCTTTCTCGATGCTTCATCCGCTTTACGACGCCCTCGGCTTTACCTGGTGGCGAGGTCAGGGTGTCGAGGTGAGTGGTCTGCGTCATGAGGAACTGGCGCTCAATCCCGAGCGATTCCTGCACAGTCCGTATTATTACCTGCTCAGCAACAATCTCGACCATGTCAGGCGTCGGATCGATCCCGCCTTGCCCTCGGAGTTTCCGATTTTCGACGAGCTGAAGGAGCAGGGAGCGACCGACTACATAGCCTTCATGCAACCTCTTGGAGCCGAATCCGAACACGGAATGGTCGGCTCGTGGACGACGGACCGTCAGGGCGGCTTTAGCGACGACGTCATTGCGGCGCTCCTCAGACTTCAGAACCACCTGGCGATCGCCGCCAAAGTGGCCGTGCTCGGCAAGCTCGCCGACAATATGTTGACCACCTATCTTGGCGCCAATGCCGGGCGCCGCGTAATGAGCGGCCAGGTCCGGCGCGGCGACGGCGAGACGGTTCGCGCAGTTCTCGTCATGGCGGATATGCGCCAGTCGACGATGCTTGCCGAAAAGGAAGGCCGGCAGGCCTATATCGAGTCGTTGAACGGATTCTTCGACGCGATCGCCACGCCCTTCAACCGCAACGGCGGACAGATCCTGAGCTTCATCGGCGACGGCTTCATCGGCGTCTACCCCTGCGGCCGACACAAGGAGCCGTCGGAGATGGCCAGCCGCGAGGCGTTCGCCGCCGTGGGCGCGGCGACGGCGCGCATGGCCGCCCTCAACGCGGAACGCAAGAGGCAGGGCCGCGACCCTATCGGCTACGGCATCGCCCTGCATGTCGGAAACGTCATGTTCGGCAATGTCGGCCTGCGCGACCGGCTGACCTTCTCGGTGTTCGGCTCCGCGGTGAACGAGGTTCAGCGGCTGCAGAACCTGACGAAGAAATATGCCCACAGCGTCGTCGCGAGCGAGGCCTTCGTGAATTATTGCGGCGGGGAATGGCAAACGCTCGGGCAGGAGAAACTGCGCGGGGTTCGCCAGAAGTTCACGGTCCTCTACCCGCGGGATACCGCCCTTGCTGCAATTGCGCAGGAGCGGGCATATGATGCAACCGAGGATGGACTTTCCGAGGCGGAGCATGTCATGTTGCTCTACCGCAACAAGAAGCGGCCGCCTGGCCCGCGCGGTCTGATCGACAAGATGCTTCAATGAGGGGACCGATGTTTCGAATAGCTCTGCTGGCGGCGGCGATTGCCTTGCCGAGTCTCACCTATGCCCAGTCGGCGGACGAGCCGCCAATTTATGAACGGAGATTGTTCGACGGTTTCGAGGGTACGGATTTCGCGCCCGAAGGGGGACTCTACTACCGCGAGAATTTCGAGCAGAGCGCCGGCAGATACGAGTTCCAGAGCGCCGTCAAGCGCACCGGCAATGGTGGGCTGAAGCTCAGCATCGTGCCGAATTGCCCTGCGGATCACGACGGCTGCAGCGAACGCGCGGAGATCTGGGAAAAGACCGAGCTGCGGGTGCCCTACGACAAAGGGGTCTGGTACGGCTTCTCGGTAAAGTTCGCCGATCCGGTGCCGAGCGACGACCACCGCTATCTCATCGCGCAGTGGAAGCGAGAGATCGATCCCGGTGCCGAGGGCGACTTCAGCCCCTTCCTGGCGCTGCGCATGAATTCTGGAAAGCTCTTCGCCACGGTCGAAACCAACCATCTGCCTCCGGTCTCCGCCGGCCTTGATGGCGTACCGGCGCGTTGCGCCCCAGGCCAGGCGCCGGTCTGGCTCCGTCCGGAAGTCAACCAGATGCGCATGCTGGTGGCGACCGACGGCAACTGGAAGCCGGAAGACGGCAACCTCTTCAATGCATGCACGGACGGGATCACAATCACCAACCATGGCAATCCCCTGCCGGATCCGAGGTCCGGCTGGATCGATTTCGTCGTCTTCACGAAGCCCGGTCCCGACGGCTCGGGCCACATAGTGCTCTTTGCCAACGGCCAGCCGATCATCACCGTCAAGGGCCATGTAGGCCATGCGGACAAGGGCCTCGGTGAGAACCAGTACTTCAAGTTCGGACCTTATCGGGCCGCCGACACGACCGATTGGACGCTCTATTACGACGATTTCCGGCGTTCCCCGCGCTGCGAGGACGTCCTGACCAACGGCAGCTGCCCGTTCTCGTAAGGCCGTTTCGACGCGTCCACACCTTTCCGGTGGCATGCTGGACAGCCCGTTTAACCTAGGCTACTGTTTTTGAGTGGCAAAAAGTTACAGTGCGTCCGGCGGGGCGGGCAACTTCGCTGTAAGCAATTGCATGTTCCCGTTGATCCTAGCTGATTAAAGGGCAAAAACATGCGGCGCTAAAAGGGTGGAGCGAGCTTTGCGCGCCTGATCAGACGCGCGGCGCTGCGGGAAGTGGCTGCATGATTTTATTTTGGGGGCGGCCTCGAGTTGGGATTGTGCAGGAGGGGTATTGAGGGAAGCGTGCTGCGATGACGTCAGGAGCGGACCTGCTGCGAGTTGAGGGTCTGCGGATCACATTCTCGGTGCTGGGCGGCGAGGTTGAAGCCGTTCGAGGCGCGAATTTCAGAATTCTGCCCGGAAGGGTGACCGCGCTCGTCGGGGAGTCCGGCTCCGGCAAGTCGGCGATCAGCCAGGCGATCATGGGCATCCTGCCGAGCGTGGCAAGCGTCGGCGGCCGGGTGTTGTTCAACGATCCCGAAGCCGAGGCAAACCCCGTCGACCTGCTTTCGCTTGACAGGGACGGGCGCGACATCCAGGAGATCCGCGGCGCACGCATCAGCAAGATCTTCCAGGAACCGATGACATCGCTGTCGCCGCTTCACACGATCGGCAACCAGATCTCCGAAGTGCTGAAGATCCATACGGATGCCGACAAGGCTGGGCGCCGCGAGAGGACGGAGGAACTGCTCGGCTATGTCGGGTTTTCCGATCCGAAGCGGGCATACGACATGTATCCCTTCGAACTTTCCGGCGGCATGCGACAGCGCGCGATGATCGCCATGGCGCTGATCTGCCGTCCGGCCCTGCTCATCGCGGACGAACCGACGACGGCACTCGACGTGACGGTTCAGGCGCAGATATTGCAGCTCCTGCGCGAGCTTCAAAGCAAGCTCAACATGGCCATGCTTCTGATCACCCACGATCTCGGGGTCGTTGCCAACATGGCCGACGAGGTGGTCGTTATCTACCATGGCGAGATCGTCGAGGCCGGAC
The sequence above is drawn from the Sinorhizobium meliloti genome and encodes:
- a CDS encoding glycosyltransferase family 4 protein gives rise to the protein MNDSSNSPASNISGARVTIVLPGLGAGGTEHVVNLVANHWVRRGCKVTIITLEPPDAKPYYALDPKISIERLGLPPQRAGKIEAGLLVLKRIYRLRSAIRRSQPDFVLSFLTRTNVLTLLATIGLQAPVIVSERNNPALQPFGPVWKWVQRRLYPRAFGLVTMTKGALDYFPEKMRSRGWVVANAVDLPGEWQKRRGNNILAAVGRLTRQKGFDLLIEAFARIATRHPEWKLVIWGEGDDRKSLEALRDALDLRDRVELPGVTQRPGLWVETADVFVLSSRYEGWGIVLLEAMAAGLPVVSFACEWGPSDMVKHGEDGILVPSNDVDALAEALSRMLGDGELRSRLAANAEASAKRYLPERILSQWDAVASSALKHSAREHARTVSAAEPGSA
- a CDS encoding mechanosensitive ion channel family protein, which translates into the protein MGAGVGRVTAVFIFFLQLISAPAAFSAAQEPGAAPPAKVQQLFQLLDDPEVRHWIETRPGIETRQASPAPVAVTPPQSFASRWIAEVRRHLTALLNAAPRVLPEWQAARDRVSGDMQSQGRLPIIWAFALVLLIGYGAEFLLRRLLRRSASRNNAQSGSGLAAFVRIAPLIAFAIAAIAAFVIADWPSNLGAAVAPLLIAWIVARLLIAIASAVLTPAISGRAATDQARSYVSLTPHSARYWLRRSVLFICTVAFVWAIGDMMRALAFPEDVRNLTGAVLGLVVLGLAIDTTLRRPVAEMAPARRILRNALIVSFLILLWFFWVAGMEVLFWLGVYVLGLPPLLRFTSAATRTMLDAAAAEDFRVLRNVLIERGARLVIIALAAVWLAMAFRINGAQMMQDDAFNRIFRGVLAGIVILLAADLVWQLAKESINVRMARASLTVQDSAELARNTRLRTLLPILRNFLAAFIAVVAGMMVLSGLGVEVGPLIAGAGVFGVAIGFGSQTLVKDILSGVFYMMDDAFRVGEYIQSGSYKGTVESFSIRSVKLRHHRGPVFTVPFGSLGAVQNMSRDWVIDKFMINVSYDADVAKVKKVVKGIGAALLDDPELGPLIIETVKMKGVEQFGDYGITLSFAMTTKPGHQTQIRRRAQAMIKDAFAANSIHFASPTVQVAGDEAQATAAAAATRDAIAKKNAALAQGGGEAAAE
- a CDS encoding glycosyltransferase family 4 protein, with amino-acid sequence MKIAFHAPLKSPDHPVPSGDRQMARMLIEALRVAGHDVGIASELRTFSREASDAAFSALRKEAEREIARIRRLWQSKGPPDLWFCYHPYYKAPDLIGPALSADFSIPYVTAESSYSFRRNLGAWKLAQDEVAAGARQAAVNICFTHRDREGLEEAIPEVRSALLAPFIDVSPFRDLRRTEAGGNRLFAVAMMRTGDKMDSYRMLARALALVADVPWTLTVVGDGPARADVSEAFSAFPAGRLDWLGERPPQAIPEILAGGDLYVWPGCGEAYGLSYLEAQAAGLPVVAQHTAGVPEVVRNGETGYLTTAGDIDALAAALRHFLVDGTLRRQFGERARRFVFEQRSLPAAAARLSGIFAEFVGSAK
- a CDS encoding polysaccharide deacetylase family protein, encoding MTMASIWQTLANRLDRLQETGGSIDFWLRDDDAVEPTAALHRLLDLTDRFSVPVSLAVIPAHTDERLSRCLAGRPHVDVAVHGWSHQNHAPVTEKRQELGGHRSREMVAADLRAGWARLRALYPTAMVPLLVPPWNRIDPGLVAGLHEIGFRALSVFGPEEGAKSAALRVPGLQLINAHVDVMDWHGTRGCRPYGEILRDIDSRLDEIEKGGGTVGILTHHLVHDESVWEFLSGLFDVTASHAACRWRRVADLIDR
- a CDS encoding MBL fold metallo-hydrolase, producing the protein MQDDTFRVKFWGVRGSLPVSGEQFLHYGGNTPCIEIRCGKEVLIFDAGSGLREAGLSLMSEGVSEFDVFFTHTHYDHIIGLPYFKPIYRCSSAVRFWSGHLHGTMSTAEMINEFMRPPWFPVGTGICQASLDTVDFRPGETLSPRKDVSIRTMSLVHPGGCVGYRIEWGGRAVALVYDTEHEPGILDPVLLDFIAGADLMIYDCTYLESEMPTFRGYGHSTGMHGSQLAKAAGVTRLAMFHHDPSRTDAALAAMEQEVQAFFSGAFAACDRQVIDL
- a CDS encoding DUF3095 domain-containing protein, giving the protein MVQPADREFYAGLPLFEAFEGVADEANYRPLPDGWWLAVADIVNSTGAIAEGRYKSVNMAGASVISALMNGLDERNLAFVFGGDGALAAVPGTLAAKARDVLAAAKTWVAEELGLELRAAIVPVSDVRASGFDMRVARFKASEEVSYAMFSGGGASWAEAEMKAGRYQIEAAPPGTRPDLTGLSCRWNPIVSHHGAIVSIIAVPGERGIGPEYQALIGDIVALAEGEERGGHPVPEKGPEPHLSVRGITAESRAVAPRGRRFLTWSFVAAQSLALFLCFRLGINFGPFDVKRYARDLASNSDFRKFDDALKMTIDVSLDRLGRIEERLKQGAAAGICRYGLHRQDSALMTCIVPTPMSRDHMHFIDGAAGGYAVAARNLKAALSGEDLLRTGDISPAVKP